In the Elizabethkingia bruuniana genome, TATCCGTGCAGTAGGAGAGAAGTATGATAACCTTACCGTTCTTCAGCTGGATGCTCATACAGATTTAAGACCAGATTTTCATGGATCCACTTCGAATCATGCTTGTGCAGTTTTCGAAGCGAGTCAAAAACACAATCTGGTACAGGTAGGTATTCGCTCCATGGATGTTGAAGAAATGGAATATGTACCAAAAGGACAGTGCTTCTGGGCTCATGAAATTGCAACTAATCCAAATTGGATAGACGATGTTTTAGCAAAAGTTTCTGGTAATGTATATATTACAATAGACTTAGACGCCTTTGATCCGTCTATTGCTCCGTCTACAGGTACACCAGAACCAGGAGGTCTGGCATGGTATCCGACATTAGAGTTATTGAAAAAAGTTTTCGAAAAGTGCAATGTTGTAGCTTTCGATATCGTAGAGCTTATGGATAGCCCAATGGCGAAGCCAACAGCTTTCTTATCTGCAAAATTATATTACAAAATGTTAGCCTATTATTTTACGGCTAAAAAGTAATTTTAATTTTTTTTAACAGAATAAAACCTTGTGAGCATAATTTTATTTAATAAATTTACGTTCACAAGGTTTTTTATTATAAACTATTAAATTAATCCAACACATGAAAAAAATTTTGACAACAGCTGCATTGGCTATTCTAGTGTCTACTGTAGCAGTATCTTGTAAAAAGAAAAATAACGATGCTGATTTGCAGACTAAAGCTACAGCTGTAGTTGCAGCAGATCCTCAGGCTAAAGTAGAAGTGAAAGACGGTGTAGCTCACCTGTCAGGAACTTTTAAAGATGCAGCAGCTAAAGATCAAATGCTTGCATCTCTTAAAGCTATCGAAGGTATAAAAGACGTAATGGATATGTCTACAGTCGAGGCACCTGTACAAGTAGAAACAAAAGTTGCTTCTGCTCCTGAAAATCTTCAGAAAGTAAAAGATGCTATAAAAGACTTCCCAAAAGTAAAAGCTGAAGTAGTAAATGGTGAACTTACCGTTAGTGGTGATGTAACCAAAGAAGATGCTAAAAAAATCAAGCAGTCTATCGATGCATTAAAAGTGGGTAAAGTAAACTATAACTATATCGTAAAATAACAAAAGATGAGCGAACTTCAAGATAAATACGCAAGTGTAATTACAGCTGCACAAGGTGCAGGTATCGGCAACTTACAAGTACAAGAACAGGACGGAATCCTTTATGTATCTGGTAGTGCTTCCAATTCTGCAGCTAAAGATGCTGTTTGGAATGCTTTAGGAGTAATAGATCCTAATTTTACAGCTTCAGATATCAATGTAGATGTACAGGTATCAGGTCTTCCTGCAGGTACAAACCTTACGGTAAATACTGAGTCTACTAACCTTAACATTCGTGAAACGCCAAGTACTGAAGGCAATATCGTAGGTAAAGCAGCTAAAGGAGAATTAGTAACTTTAGTAGAGCAAACCAACGGCGAATGGTGGTTGGTAAGAACTAAGGATGGTGAACAAGGTTATGCTTATTCAAGATATTTACAAGCGTAAATCACTATAAAAATAGTTAAAAAGTATTAAAACTAACTCCCGTGCTTGGGAGTTAGTTTTTTTTTATTCTATTTTCGCCTCGCAAACTAATTAACACCTGAATATGAGAAAATTATTTCTACTCTTTATCCTGCTTATGGGGATTTCACACTACGGACAATCACTAAATCTTACAGGTAAAATAGTAGACCAAAGCGGCAAGCCAATTGAAGATGCTACCGTCTATTTACTAAAACAGAAAGATTCATCAATTATTAACTATACCAATTCCGGGAAAGAAGGAAACTTCAGTCTGAAGTTTGATAAAATACAGGAACCTGTATTGTTTAAGGTAAATGCCGAGCAACAAAAAGAGTATAGTAAAATCTATGACAAACTTGAAAGCTCACAAAAACTTGATGTAATAAAATTGATTACGGAGGTTTCCAAAAATATTGCCGGAGTAGAAATTAAAGGTGCTCCGCCAGTAAAAGTAAAAAAAGATACACTGGAATTTAATGCTGCTTCTTTCAAAGTAAAACCAGACGGAAAGGTAGAGGAATTGATTAAATCTTTACCCGGATTTGAAATTAGTAACGATGGTAAAATTACAGCTAATGGTAAAGAAGTGGATCAGATACTGGTAAACGGAAAGCCTTTCTTTGATAAGGATGGTAAAATTGCACTTAAAAATCTGCCTGCAGATTTAATCAAGAAAATTCAGGTAACGACTAGTAAGACAGAAGAAGAAAGGGTAAAAGGAGAGAAAGGGAAGTCTAATAATATGAGTGTAAACCTTACCATAGACGAGAAAAAGAATAAAGGGTTTATGGCAAGAATCTACGCAGGCTATGGATCAGATAAACGTTATGAAGGTAGTGCTATACTCAGTTATTTTAAGAATAATACTAAAATAAGCCTTTTAGCCTCCTCTAATAATATTAACGTTTCCGGCTTTAAAAGTGATGAGGTATACGAAAGTATGGGGTATGGGAGAAATGCCAATCTGATCCAGGGAAATAGTTATGTTCAGGAGGGGAACCGGATCATGGTTTCTTCGGGAGACAACGGCGGTGGTGTTTTACGCTCTACAATGGTTGGAGTTAACTATTCTGATGAACTAGGTAAAGATGCAAGCCTTAATAGTTTAAGTCTGTTATATTCTAAAAATAATAGAGAAACCCGATCGGTATCAGATAGAACCACACTATTAACAGATTATGCACTGAGAACCAAATCTCAGAATTCTGGTGAAAATGATAGCAGTCAGTATAGTTTGGAAAACAGCTTCAGAATAAAACTGGATAAGAATACCAATTTCTATTTATCCAACTCATTCCTTACCAATAACGGAACAAATATTAGTACGGGCGCATCTTCTACCTTCAGGGATGGTACATTGTTAAATGAGAATAATTCCTATAATAAAAATGATTCCAGAAACAATTCCGGACAATCACGAATTTATTTTTCCAGAAAATTAAATGAAAAGGGAAGAAGGGTTGGCTTTAGCATGTCAGGAAGTGCCGGAGAGTTAGTGAATGATAATCTGATTAAATCCGAAACACTCTTTAATCAGGATCCTGATAAAAATGATATCAGAAATCAGAGATTATATAGTAAAAATCTTAACAACCGTTATGATATTTCTGCTGATTATGCAGAACCTGTATCGGATTCAGCAAAAGTATCTTTAAGCATGGGCTATAGTACATCTTATAATCGCAATAGCAGAGATGTAAATGATTTTAATTCTGTGACAGGAGATTACTCGAAATTTAATGTTGATTTATCTAATAATATGCGTCAACAAAATAATTCTCTTGTTCCCGGGATTGGCTATGAAATGAATAAGAAAAATCTTAATATCTGGGCATCTACAAATCTTAATATCTCGCAAATGGATGTTAATGCCCGCTACAACGGACAGGATTATCAGCTGAATAAAAATTTTGTTCTTCCAGAGTTTAATTTTAATATTTGGGGGAATAAGAACGGAAAAAACATGTCAATGTATGTAAGAAGTAGCTATGATATTCCTTCAGCAATGCAGCTGACTCCTTATGAAGATAGATCCAATCCATTAATTTCTTACAAAGGAAATCCGGATCTGAAGAATACCTGGAGGTTTTATGGAAATATGTATTATAGCAAATACAATCAGCTGAAAAATACAAATCTATACTTCAATGTTAATTTCAATTATCAGGATAATGATGTTACCAATAACCGTCATTTTAATAAAGAGACAGGTGGACAGGAAATTACTTATATAAATGTGAGCGGAAACAAAAGTGTTTATTTCGGATCAGGATATACCAAGACCTATAAATGGAAAGATAATAAACTAACCTTTGGCCCACGTATAAGTGTTAATCATAGATTTACCAATGGTTTTGTTGACGGAGACAGATATACAAGTGCAGCTTACTCAGTAACTCCGGGAATTAATTTGACATATGAAATTAAAGACAAGATGACGATAAAACCATCTTATTCCCTAAGCTATAACCAGACAGATTACAAAAACTATGTATTGGATCAATCGCACACCACAAGCAATGTTTTCAGCCTGCAGTCTATCAATTATTTCGGAAAGAATCAGGATTTTACAATAGAGAATAATTTTACATATACGACTAATACTAATATTGCTCCGGGCTTCAAAAAAGATTTCTATTTCTGGAATGCCAGTTTGGGTTATACTTTCCTTAAAAAGCAAATGACTGCCAAGGTAATGGTTTATGATGTACTAAATCAGAACCAGAGTGTGAAAAGAGTAATTACAGATACTTATATTGAGGATCGTGAAGACCTTATTCTGAAAAGATATGTAATGTTTACACTTAGTTATAAGTTTAACAAATTTGGTAGCAAGAAAGGTTAAAACTAAAGAAAGAAAATAAAAAAATGGTCAGATTTTTTCTGACCATTTTTTATGTTTTTATAAGTCTTGAAAGAGACAATAAATCTATAGTTAGACTATGGTGCCCAATAATAAAAATTAGATTCTGTATCTAATTGAAAATCGGTTTTAGGATATAAATTGTTTCCAACCCTATTTGTTTTCGACGTTTCCAGAGAGAGCTGGCAAGCTCCGGTTTCTCTGCATAGCTCTTTTGCCTTATCTATCAATGCTACAGAAATACCCTTTTGGCGATATTCTTCTTCTACATAAAGATCATTCAGTATCCATAGTTTTTTCATTCTTGTGGAAGAAAACAATGGGTACAATAGGGTAAAGCCTACAACCTTTTGATCAACTTCAGCAATGTAAATCACTGATTCATTCCGGGAAATTCTTTCTTCAAGAAAAGATTTCGCTGTTTCATAATCTGCTGTTTTTTTGTAAAAATCTCTGTATTTTTCAAAAATAATCGTTAGAGATTCCAAATCATGAAGTGTTGCAAGTCTTATTTCCATGGTTAATCCAGATGCATATTATCAATTAACCTCACTTCACCTACAAATACAACAATAAATGCTCTATAGCTCTTATCCTTATAGAAAAAGTCAGTTTCCTTGAGTGTTTCTTCATCTGCAATCAGAAAATATTCTAATTCGTAGTCCGATTGTTCAAAAATTTCTTCAACCCGTTTTTTTATTTCCGGAATGCTTATTACCCGGAACCATTCATTAACCTTTACTAAAGTTTTGTAAATAAGTGTAGCTCCTTCGTTTCTTTCGTCTTCAGATAAACGAGCGTTTCTGGAGCTTAAAGCCAAACCATTTTCTGCTCTGTAAATAGGCACGCCATGGATATTAATCGGAAATTTTTCTATCTCAACAAGCTTTTTAATAATAGCCAGCTGCTGATAATCTTTTTCTCCAAAATAAGCATTATCAGGTTGTACCTGACGGAATAATTCCGAAACTACAGTTCCTACACCATCAAAATGACCCGGACGGAATTTTCCCTCCATTTCATTTTCAATACCACCAAAATCATAATGTTTGCTTTCTGCTTTTGCAGGGTATATATCTTCAATAGTTGGAATATAAACAGCATCTACACCTGCTTTTTCAAGCATTGCAATGTCATTTTCTTCAGTACGGGGATATTTCTTCAGATCATCAGGATTATTAAACTGTGTAGGGTTTACAAACACAGACGAAATTACGATGTCATTATCCTTTCGTGCTTCTTTGTATAAGGACATGTGTCCATCGTGTAAAGCTCCCATTGTTGGGGCAAAACCAATCTTTTTACCTTCTTTTTTTACTGCTGCAATATAATCGCTGAGACTCTGGCGATTGCGGAGAATTTCCATATTCTGAAATTTG is a window encoding:
- the speB gene encoding agmatinase — its product is MRTYAGIPEENATLENSKVMLVTVPYDGTSTWGKGADKGPELFLDASENMELYDIETGTEPYLNGVYMAGEISENSTPEAMTEAVYQKTKELLGNEDKLFTLFGGEHSVSIGSIRAVGEKYDNLTVLQLDAHTDLRPDFHGSTSNHACAVFEASQKHNLVQVGIRSMDVEEMEYVPKGQCFWAHEIATNPNWIDDVLAKVSGNVYITIDLDAFDPSIAPSTGTPEPGGLAWYPTLELLKKVFEKCNVVAFDIVELMDSPMAKPTAFLSAKLYYKMLAYYFTAKK
- a CDS encoding TonB-dependent receptor, with the protein product MRKLFLLFILLMGISHYGQSLNLTGKIVDQSGKPIEDATVYLLKQKDSSIINYTNSGKEGNFSLKFDKIQEPVLFKVNAEQQKEYSKIYDKLESSQKLDVIKLITEVSKNIAGVEIKGAPPVKVKKDTLEFNAASFKVKPDGKVEELIKSLPGFEISNDGKITANGKEVDQILVNGKPFFDKDGKIALKNLPADLIKKIQVTTSKTEEERVKGEKGKSNNMSVNLTIDEKKNKGFMARIYAGYGSDKRYEGSAILSYFKNNTKISLLASSNNINVSGFKSDEVYESMGYGRNANLIQGNSYVQEGNRIMVSSGDNGGGVLRSTMVGVNYSDELGKDASLNSLSLLYSKNNRETRSVSDRTTLLTDYALRTKSQNSGENDSSQYSLENSFRIKLDKNTNFYLSNSFLTNNGTNISTGASSTFRDGTLLNENNSYNKNDSRNNSGQSRIYFSRKLNEKGRRVGFSMSGSAGELVNDNLIKSETLFNQDPDKNDIRNQRLYSKNLNNRYDISADYAEPVSDSAKVSLSMGYSTSYNRNSRDVNDFNSVTGDYSKFNVDLSNNMRQQNNSLVPGIGYEMNKKNLNIWASTNLNISQMDVNARYNGQDYQLNKNFVLPEFNFNIWGNKNGKNMSMYVRSSYDIPSAMQLTPYEDRSNPLISYKGNPDLKNTWRFYGNMYYSKYNQLKNTNLYFNVNFNYQDNDVTNNRHFNKETGGQEITYINVSGNKSVYFGSGYTKTYKWKDNKLTFGPRISVNHRFTNGFVDGDRYTSAAYSVTPGINLTYEIKDKMTIKPSYSLSYNQTDYKNYVLDQSHTTSNVFSLQSINYFGKNQDFTIENNFTYTTNTNIAPGFKKDFYFWNASLGYTFLKKQMTAKVMVYDVLNQNQSVKRVITDTYIEDREDLILKRYVMFTLSYKFNKFGSKKG
- the panC gene encoding pantoate--beta-alanine ligase, whose amino-acid sequence is MEILRNRQSLSDYIAAVKKEGKKIGFAPTMGALHDGHMSLYKEARKDNDIVISSVFVNPTQFNNPDDLKKYPRTEENDIAMLEKAGVDAVYIPTIEDIYPAKAESKHYDFGGIENEMEGKFRPGHFDGVGTVVSELFRQVQPDNAYFGEKDYQQLAIIKKLVEIEKFPINIHGVPIYRAENGLALSSRNARLSEDERNEGATLIYKTLVKVNEWFRVISIPEIKKRVEEIFEQSDYELEYFLIADEETLKETDFFYKDKSYRAFIVVFVGEVRLIDNMHLD
- a CDS encoding BON domain-containing protein, whose translation is MKKILTTAALAILVSTVAVSCKKKNNDADLQTKATAVVAADPQAKVEVKDGVAHLSGTFKDAAAKDQMLASLKAIEGIKDVMDMSTVEAPVQVETKVASAPENLQKVKDAIKDFPKVKAEVVNGELTVSGDVTKEDAKKIKQSIDALKVGKVNYNYIVK
- a CDS encoding SH3 domain-containing protein; translation: MSELQDKYASVITAAQGAGIGNLQVQEQDGILYVSGSASNSAAKDAVWNALGVIDPNFTASDINVDVQVSGLPAGTNLTVNTESTNLNIRETPSTEGNIVGKAAKGELVTLVEQTNGEWWLVRTKDGEQGYAYSRYLQA
- a CDS encoding GNAT family N-acetyltransferase; this encodes MEIRLATLHDLESLTIIFEKYRDFYKKTADYETAKSFLEERISRNESVIYIAEVDQKVVGFTLLYPLFSSTRMKKLWILNDLYVEEEYRQKGISVALIDKAKELCRETGACQLSLETSKTNRVGNNLYPKTDFQLDTESNFYYWAP